In one Silene latifolia isolate original U9 population chromosome 10, ASM4854445v1, whole genome shotgun sequence genomic region, the following are encoded:
- the LOC141606714 gene encoding uncharacterized protein LOC141606714 isoform X3: MQSKLTISPLRKFVYHGFNRGVTRPLNMNVVALKNLRELVIVRAAITDDIVSELAYGLVALESLVLASCSMLKCIMISSISLKQLRIEEVLELVEVTIDTPNLIEFWYCCKVETCLSLFKVLSHHNAKFSLLVNTMNDSITTDWLVKLKKILEETNFFQSLVIELSDSLEIEVEKDQLRNVVTGPPYKLRELRETHAWDCQESPLTALDGLFWICHPDVLSITTSLQNFSAESILNFLKRKVECWRHPLKSIEVESIDESSLLSDPTEIEFRFRLSWH, translated from the exons ATGCAATCTAAACTCACAATATCCCCGCTTAGAAAGTTCGTTTATCATGGATTTAATAGGGGTGTTACGCGGCCATTGAACATGAATGTGGTTGCATTGAAGAACTTGAGAGAGTTGGTGATTGTTAGGGCTGCTATAACAGATGATATTGTTTCTGAGCTGGCATATGGGCTTGTAGCGTTAGAAAGCTTAGTATTGGCTTCATGCTCTATGCTGAAATGCATTATGATCTCAAGCATTTCGCTGAAGCAACTTCGAATAGAAGAGGTCTTAGAGTTGGTGGAGGTTACAATTGACACCCCTAACTTGATCGAGTTTTGGTACTGCTGTAAAGTGGAGACCTGTTTGTCATTGTTCAAAGTGTTAAGTCATCATAATGCGAAATTCTCCCTATTGGTGAATACGATGAATGATTCCATCACCACTGATTGGCTTGTTAAGCTAAAGAAGATTCTCGAAGAAACAAACTTCTTCCAATCTCTAGTGATTGAGTTGTCTGACTCTCTTGAG ATTGAGGTAGAGAAGGATCAGCTGAGGAATGTGGTAACTGGCCCGCCATATAAACTCAGAGAGTTGCGCGAGACACATGCTTGGGATTGTCAAGAATCTCCGCTTACGGCCCTAGATGGACTTTTCTGGATTTGCCATCCTGATGTACTGTCAATAACAACAAGTTTACAGAATTTTTCTGCTGAG TCGATCTTGAATTTCCTGAAGCGCAAGGTAGAATGCTGGAGGCATCCCCTGAAGAGCATTGAAGTTGAAAGTATCGATGAATCTAGCTTACTCTCGGATCCAACGGAAATTGAGTTCAGGTTTCGATTGTCGTGGCACTAA
- the LOC141608781 gene encoding F-box/FBD/LRR-repeat protein At5g56420-like, whose protein sequence is MIFGENVAKMRRGTVDRISELPEFILHNILSNLDTKEAVRASVLSKTWYQAWSSIPVLGFRLQDYKKPCLNWTMNYGFVVHDEDIRSYMRFVDRTMQRYDTQKYKIRKLHLEIPMADEKIKLLADKCIRIAVQNQVEELFIETISPCSPNTPYYRLPEVLFRAKSLKDLHCRNVVLPYYETMQLISLEYLTLLGMSISPASIKIRSTRS, encoded by the coding sequence ATGATATTTGGGGAAAATGTAGCAAAGATGCGAAGGGGTACAGTTGATAGAATTTCGGAGCTCCCGGAGTTTATTTTACATAATATTCTCTCAAACCTCGATACCAAAGAGGCGGTTCGCGCTAGCGTGTTGTCTAAGACGTGGTATCAAGCTTGGTCTTCTATTCCTGTTTTGGGTTTTCGGCTTCAAGATTATAAGAAGCCATGTTTGAATTGGACAATGAATTATGGTTTCGTGGTTCACGATGAGGATATTCGAAGTTATATGAGGTTCGTAGATAGGACTATGCAAAGATACGATACTCAGAAGTATAAAATAAGGAAACTTCACCTTGAGATTCCTATGGCGGATGAAAAGATCAAACTTTTGGCTGATAAATGCATAAGGATTGCGGTGCAAAACCAAGTCGAGGAGTTATTTATTGAAACTATTTCCCCTTGCTCACCGAACACACCATACTACAGGCTTCCTGAGGTTTTATTTCGTGCAAAATCACTGAAAGATTTGCATTGTAGGAATGTTGTGCTGCCATATTATGAGACCATGCAACTCATCTCTCTCGAGTATCTGACTTTattagggatgtcaatttcacccgcatcTATCAAAATCcgatccacccgatcctaa